The following are encoded in a window of Gasterosteus aculeatus chromosome 5, fGasAcu3.hap1.1, whole genome shotgun sequence genomic DNA:
- the sec24c gene encoding protein transport protein Sec24C isoform X1, whose translation MNVNQHSPMPSPYGQPQPGYGQPGYAPLDGGYAAPYGPYNGPASAFQPGAPPQGYSPFTSFPSKAVAASPVSDLSSPVDLGPVRGPPASGAPPVSAPQVYNQYGHGQGDMQNGPPPMTQAPPRPAASQPYQQGAVNLSGPQASYPQHYGPQPSMQHVTNQMTGMQITSAPPTPAGPGYAPPHGSQPPVNTAYSGAPPHAYTQAPPPASSAPTQPPPPSGPAAPQQYYRGPPAPSQQPFNSSLPPTSQQQFSSPAAPPPSSQPTFPPSSYSGPASTPGHAPAPLVSQPQQSFAPAQQPPFSSAPPPASHQSFVSGPPPPAQGSFPPQAPPPASQPGSFPSPQPISMPSGPYPGPMPPQQQHPASQPSPYHSGPPPPRAQMPPTSMAQSNHLPPGPQGPPGPPGPMQQPPPQSGMQGGYPPQQNGAFGQVRGPQPGYAGPYPGQQNYGAPAPAPPPAPPAQKRLDPDSIPSPQASDMPAVQKSRHRIDPDAIPSPIQVIEDDKAKSTEPFSTGVRGQAPPLVTTSFQVKDQGNASPRFVRCTAYNMPCTADMAKQSQVPLAAVIKPLATLPPDETPPYLVDHGEGGPIRCNRCKAYMCPYMQFIEGGRRFQCGFCSCVTEVPPHYFQHLDHTGKRVDCYDRPELSLGSYEFMATVDYCKNNKIPQPPAFIFLIDVSYNAVKSGMVNIVCQELKSLLDYLPRENPEMDSVVRVGFVTYNKVLHFYNVKASLAQPQMLVVSDVSDMFVPLLDGFLVDVNESRLVIESLLDQIPEMFAETRETETVFGPVIQAGLEALKAADCSGKLFVFHTSLPIAEAPGKLKNREDKKLIGTDKEKSLFQPQVAFYNTLAKECVAQGCCVDLFLFPNQYVDVTTLGVVPVSTGGSVYKYTYFQAQSDRERFLNDLRRDVQKLVGFDAVMRVRTSTGIRATDFYGSFFMSNTTDVELAGLDCDKAVTVEFKHDDKLSEETGALMQCAVLYTSCSGQRRLRVHNMAVNCCSQLADLYRNCETDTIINFFSKYAFRGLLNSPTKAVRDTLVNQCAQILACYRKNCASPSSAGQLILPECMKLLPVYLNCVLKSDVLMPGADASLDDRAYLRQLISCMDVSESHVFFYPRLLPLTKIESGSLPVAVRDSEERLSKGGVYILETGLHLFLWVGASAQQELLLNIFGTPSFSQIDPSLTSLPVLDNPFSQRLREIIESFRAQRSRYMKLMVVKQEDKSELIFRHFLVEDKSASGGASYVDFLCHMHKEIRQLLS comes from the exons ATGAATGTAAACCAGCACTCTCCGATGCCCTCTCCGTACGGCCAGCCCCAGCCCGGCTACGGCCAGCCCGGCTACGCGCCCCTCGACGGGGGCTACGCCGCGCCCTACGGCCCCTACAATGGCCCCGCCTCGGCCTTCCAGCCCGGGGCTCCGCCGCAGG GTTATTCTCCTTTCACAAGTTTTCCCTCTAAGGCTGTGGCCGCCAGCCCAGTCTCtgacctctcctctcctgtcgACCTAG GTCCCGTCCGGGGTCCTCCTGCCTCCGGAGCCCCTCCGGTCTCAGCACCCCAAGTATACAATCAGTATGGCCACGGTCAAGGGGACATGCAGAATGGACCCCCGCCTATGACACAGGCCCCGCCCAG GCCTGCTGCGTCTCAGCCGTACCAGCAGGGAGCCGTGAACTTGTCCGGGCCACAAGCCTCCTATCCCCAGCACTACGGGCCCCAACCCTCAATGCAGCACGTCACTAACCAGATGACCGGGATGCAGATCACCTCTGCACCGCCAACACCTGCGGGGCCGGGATATG CACCGCCGCACGGCTCCCAGCCTCCCGTCAACACCGCCTACTCAGGGGCGCCTCCACACGCTTACACCCAGGCCCCTCCGCCGGCGTCCTCGGCCCCAACCCAGCCGCCGCCCCCGAGTGGCCCTGCAGCTCCTCAGCAATACTACAGAGGCCCGCCGGCTCCTTCTCAACAGCCGTTCAACTCGTCTCTCCCCCCTACCTCCCAACAGCAGTTTTCCTCTCCCGCGGCGCCACCCCCTTCCTCCCAGCCaacctttcctccctcctcctactCGGGTCCTGCGTCGACGCCGGGCCACGCTCCTGCTCCCCTGGTGTCCCAGCCACAGCAGTCCTTCGCGCCAGCCCAGCAGCCCCCCTTCTCCTCAGCACCTCCACCTGCCAGCCATCAGTCTTTTGTCTCCGGCCCGCCTCCCCCCGCCCAGGGCTCCTTCCCACCTCAAGCACCCCCTCCCGCCTCTCAGCCGGGCTCTTTTCCGTCTCCTCAGCCGATCTCGATGCCTTCCGGGCCGTACCCAGGCCCCATGCCGCCCCAACAGCAGCACCCTGCGTCCCAGCCATCCCCCTACCACTCGGGTCCCCCTCCTCCAAGGGCTCAGATGCCTCCCACTTCCATGGCCCAGAGCAACCACCTGCCGCCAGGGCCTCAGGGCCCGCCGGGGCCTCCCGGGCCCATGCAGCAGCCTCCCCCTCAGTCTGGCATGCAGGGAGGATACCCCCCTCAGCAGAATG GTGCGTTCGGGCAGGTGAGAGGCCCCCAGCCTGGCTACGCAGGCCCGTATCCCGGTCAACAAAACTACGGGGCCCCTGCACCAGCACCGCCTCCGGCTCCCCCTGCGCAGAAGAGACTGGACCCGGATTCCATTCCCAGCCCG CAAGCGTCTGACATGCCGGCTGTGCAGAAATCAAGACATAGAATAGACCCAGACGCTATTCCCAGCCCA ATCCAGGTAATAGAGGATGACAAGGCCAAGAGCACCGAGCCATTCAGCACAGGAGTCCGAGGTCAGGCGCCGCCGCTCGTTACCACCAGCTTCCAGGTCAAAGACCAAG GGAATGCCAGTCCCAGGTTTGTGCGCTGCACCGCTTACAACATGCCTTGCACGGCCGACATGGCCAAGCAGTCTCAGGTGCCCCTGGCCGCCGTCATCAAGCCCCTCGCCACGCTGCCACCAGACGAG ACGCCTCCGTACCTGGTGGACCACGGCGAGGGCGGTCCGATCCGCTGCAACCGCTGCAAGGCCTACATGTGTCCATACATGCAGTTCATAGAGGGAGGTCGCCGCTTCCAGTGTGGCTTTTGCAGCTGCGTCACAGAGG TGCCTCCACATTATTTCCAGCATCTGGACCACACTGGTAAGCGGGTGGACTGCTATGACCGGCCCGAGCTCTCGCTGGGCAGCTACGAGTTCATGGCCACTGTCGACTACTGTAAG AACAACAAGAttcctcagcctccagccttcatcttcctcatcGACGTGTCCTACAATGCTGTGAAGAGCGGCATGGTCAACATTGTCTGCCAGGAACTCAAGAGCCTCCTCGACTACCTgcccag GGAGAACCCAGAGATGGACTCCGTGGTGCGGGTGGGCTTCGTCACCTACAACAAGGTTTTGCACTTCTATAACGTCAAGGCGAGCCTGGCCCAGCCCCAGATGCTGGTGGTGTCCGATGTGTCCGACATGTTCGTACCTCTGCTCGACGGCTTCCTGGTCGACGTAAACGAGAGCCGGCTAGTTATCGAGAG TTTGCTGGATCAGATCCCAGAGATGTTTGCAGAAACCAGGGAGACGGAGACGGTGTTTGGACCGGTCATCCAGGCCGGACTGGAGGCCCTCAAG GCCGCAGACTGCTCAGGGAagctgtttgtgtttcacaCCTCTCTGCCCATCGCGGAGGCTCCTGGAAAACTAAAGAACCGGGAAGACAAGAAGCTGATTGGGACGGATAAGGAGAAG TCTCTGTTTCAGCCCCAGGTGGCTTTCTACAACACCCTGGCTAAGGAGTGTGTAGCACAGGGCTGCTGTGTGgatctcttcctcttccccaaCCAGTATGTGGACGTCACCACGTTAGGGGTGGTCCCAGTCTCCACCGGAGGGTCCGTCTACAAATACACCTACTtccag GCTCAGTCGGACAGGGAGCGGTTCCTCAACGACCTCAGACGGGACGTTCAGAAACTCGTAGGCTTTGATGCCGTCATGAGGGTGCGAACCAGCACAG gtatCCGGGCGACGGACTTCTATGGCTCCTTCTTCATGAGTAACACCACAGACGTGGAGTTGGCGGGCTTGGACTGCGACAAGGCCGTCACCGTCGAGTTCAAACACGACGACAAGCTCAGCGAGGAGACGGGGGCCCTCATGCAG TGCGCCGTGCTGTACACCAGCTGCAGCGGCCAGAGGCGCCTCCGCGTGCACAACATGGCGGTCAACTGCTGCTCCCAGCTGGCCGACCTCTACCGCAATTGCGAGACCGACACGATCATCAACTTCTTCTCCAAATACG CTTTCCGAGGCCTCCTGAACAGCCCCACCAAGGCGGTGAGGGACACTCTGGTCAACCAGTGCGCTCAGATTCTAGCCTGCTACCGGAAGAACTGTGCAAGTCCCTCATCGGCCGGTCAG cTGATCCTCCCAGAGTGCATGAAGCTGCTACCGGTGTATTTGAACTGCGTGCTGAAGAGTGACGTCCTGATGCCGGGGGCCGACGCCTCGCTGGACGACCGGGCTTACCTGAGGCAGCTGATCAGCTGCATGGACGTGTCAGAGAGCCACGTGTTCTTCTACCCGCGCCTGCTGCCGCTG ACCAAGATTGAGAGCGGCTCGCTGCCCGTGGCGGTGAGGGACTCGGAGGAGAGGCTGTCTAAAGGCGGGGTTTACATCCTGGAGACGGGGCTCCACCTCTTCCTGTGGGTGGGAGCCAGCGCTCagcaggagctgctgctcaACATCTTCGGCACGCCGAGCTTCAGCCAGATCGACCCGAGCTTG ACAAGCCTGCCGGTGCTGGACAACCCGTTCTCTCAGAGACTGCGAGAAATCATCGAGTCGTTCAGAGCGCAGAGATCACGATACATGAAG CTGATGGTGGTGAAACAGGAAGACAAATCCGAGCTGATATTCAGGCACTTCCTGGTTGAGGACAAGAGCGCCAGCGGGGGAGCGTCATACGTGGACTTCTTGTGTCACATGCACAAGGAGATCCGCCAGCTTCTCAGCTAG